ATACTGGGACCGTCAGCCCTGCAACATCCGGCATGGGCGCTCGCCGATCGGCACTCGCGAGTACTTTGATGAGGTCGAGCAACGGAAGTATTTCGTAGAACCGCACATTCCGCGGTTCGCCGACTTCACACGCTGGCACGGAAAGAAAGTTCTGGAAATCGGCTGCGGAATAGGAACCGACTCCGTGAGTTTT
This portion of the Candidatus Methylomirabilota bacterium genome encodes:
- a CDS encoding class I SAM-dependent methyltransferase, with translation MKSQVAQATIEGVQEYWDRQPCNIRHGRSPIGTREYFDEVEQRKYFVEPHIPRFADFTRWHGKKVLEIGCGIGTDSVSF